In one Methylocaldum szegediense genomic region, the following are encoded:
- a CDS encoding LysR family transcriptional regulator, with protein MQTLLALVETGTLSRAATRLYLTQSAISHQIKQLEEHYGVSLFERKSQPLRLSPAGQRLHTLAETVMKLVGEAERDVARIAQGEAGQLRIAVECHTCFDWLMPAMDQFREHWPEIELDLVSGFHADPLALLLENRAELVVVSEPQPRSGLVFHRLFSFEIVGLVSRQHPFASKPFLKPEDFAEETLISYPVPDDMLDIVRKVLKPVGIEPKRRTAELTVAILQLVASRRGIAALPNWTVQSYLERDYVLAKPIGKTGLWSALYAATTESAAASAFMLDFLDTVRSSSFRNLRGLQPLP; from the coding sequence TTGCAGACGCTGCTGGCGCTCGTGGAAACCGGCACCTTGTCCCGCGCCGCGACGCGGCTCTATCTCACCCAGTCGGCGATCTCGCACCAGATCAAGCAGCTGGAGGAGCACTACGGCGTCAGCCTGTTCGAGCGCAAAAGCCAGCCGCTGCGGCTGTCGCCGGCCGGACAGCGCCTGCACACGCTGGCGGAAACGGTCATGAAGCTGGTCGGAGAGGCGGAGCGGGACGTCGCCCGCATCGCCCAGGGCGAAGCCGGGCAGCTCCGCATCGCGGTGGAGTGTCATACGTGCTTCGATTGGCTCATGCCGGCCATGGATCAGTTCCGCGAGCATTGGCCGGAAATCGAGCTGGACCTGGTCTCGGGCTTTCACGCCGACCCATTGGCCCTACTGTTGGAAAATCGAGCGGAACTGGTGGTGGTTTCCGAGCCGCAGCCGCGCTCCGGGCTGGTTTTCCACCGGCTGTTCAGTTTCGAAATCGTCGGACTGGTATCGCGGCAGCATCCGTTCGCGTCCAAGCCCTTTCTGAAACCAGAGGATTTCGCCGAAGAAACATTGATCAGCTATCCGGTGCCGGACGACATGCTGGACATCGTGCGCAAGGTGTTGAAACCGGTTGGGATAGAGCCGAAGCGGCGCACCGCCGAGCTGACCGTGGCCATTCTGCAGCTCGTCGCCAGCCGACGCGGCATCGCGGCCTTGCCCAACTGGACGGTGCAGAGCTATCTGGAGCGCGATTATGTCTTGGCAAAACCGATCGGCAAGACAGGTCTGTGGAGCGCATTATATGCCGCGACCACGGAGTCCGCGGCGGCGTCGGCCTTCATGCTGGATTTCCTGGACACCGTGCGTTCCAGCAGCTTCCGAAATCTGCGGGGGCTTCAGCCGCTGCCGTAA
- a CDS encoding YkvA family protein — translation MLRQKISERLKANAKTLTESDIKRVIEKADDLKRTFESNGSLGCFLKDVKLMIALVRDYRNGTYRQIPWYALSAVAAALLYVLSPVDLIPDVVPVLGFTDDALMMSVCLLLVEQQLAEYETRTAETST, via the coding sequence ATGCTGAGACAAAAAATTTCAGAACGGCTGAAAGCCAATGCCAAGACGCTCACCGAGAGCGATATCAAGCGAGTCATCGAGAAGGCCGACGATTTGAAACGAACGTTCGAATCCAACGGCTCTCTCGGCTGTTTCCTGAAAGATGTCAAATTGATGATCGCGCTGGTGAGGGACTACCGGAACGGCACTTATCGCCAAATTCCCTGGTATGCGCTTTCCGCCGTCGCCGCCGCCCTGCTCTATGTCTTGAGTCCGGTTGATTTGATTCCGGATGTCGTCCCTGTTCTGGGATTCACCGACGATGCGCTGATGATGAGCGTTTGTCTGCTCCTGGTCGAACAGCAGTTGGCCGAATACGAAACCCGCACGGCCGAAACGTCGACCTGA
- the metE gene encoding 5-methyltetrahydropteroyltriglutamate--homocysteine S-methyltransferase, whose amino-acid sequence MAVTHSLGFPRIGARRELKQALEAYWTGKIGLSDLTEIGRQLRERHWTLQRRAGIDLVPVGDFAYYDQMLNMTVLLGAVPERFGIGHEPPGLDRYFELARGNQDQPAMEMTKWFDTNYHYIVPEFRRDTVFHLGAEWLFEEVGEAKALGLNVKPVLIGPLTYLFLGKAKDEGFDRLELLPRLLPVYAQILGRLEEQGVAWVQMDEPALVLDLPADWLAGYREAYRTLASGPKILLATYFESAADRAELMKTLPVSGLHIDAVAAPEQVSDFLDGYPSDKILSLGLIDGRNVWRTDLGRALALAETARAALGERLWIAPSCSLLHVPLDLEAESELDPEIKSWLAFAVQKLEELAILDKGLRLGVEAVRSELETQARALRERATSPKIHNPAVAARLEKLTEADFRRYSPFPERIPLQRERLRLPLFPTTTIGSFPQTPDIRKARADYRKGERSEAQYREIMRKAIREAVRKQEALGLDLLVHGEAERNDMVEYFAEQLEGFAVTRQGWVQSYGSRCVKPPIIVGDVSRPKPMTVEWIAYAQRQTRKPVKGMLTGPVTMLQWSFVRDDQPRAVTAFQIALAIRDEVGDLEQAGVAAIQIDEPAIREGLPLKRRDWDDYLDWAVKAFRLASSGVGDDTQIHTHMCYSEFGDILPAITDMDADVITIETSRSGMDLLAAFREFRYPNDIGPGVYDIHSPRVPNKEEMLRLLQKACEAISPERLWVNPDCGLKTRGWPEVEQALANMVEAAKMLRQRWVIEGRRRS is encoded by the coding sequence ATGGCGGTGACGCATTCTTTAGGATTTCCTCGCATCGGCGCCCGGCGCGAGTTGAAGCAGGCGCTGGAAGCCTACTGGACCGGCAAGATCGGCCTTTCGGATTTGACCGAAATCGGCCGACAGCTTCGCGAGCGGCATTGGACGCTGCAGCGCAGGGCAGGGATCGACCTGGTGCCGGTGGGCGATTTCGCCTACTACGATCAGATGCTGAACATGACGGTGTTGCTCGGCGCCGTTCCGGAACGCTTCGGCATCGGCCACGAGCCCCCGGGTCTCGACCGCTATTTCGAATTGGCCCGGGGCAACCAGGACCAACCGGCCATGGAGATGACCAAATGGTTCGATACCAACTACCACTACATCGTCCCTGAATTCCGTCGCGACACAGTGTTTCACCTGGGCGCGGAATGGCTGTTCGAGGAGGTGGGGGAGGCTAAGGCTCTTGGACTCAACGTCAAGCCCGTGCTGATCGGGCCTCTGACTTATCTGTTTCTGGGCAAGGCGAAGGACGAGGGTTTCGACCGGTTGGAGCTGTTGCCCCGCTTGCTGCCGGTCTATGCCCAAATCCTCGGGCGGCTCGAGGAGCAGGGTGTCGCCTGGGTACAGATGGACGAGCCGGCCCTGGTGCTCGATCTGCCTGCGGACTGGCTCGCAGGTTATCGGGAAGCCTACCGCACGCTGGCGTCGGGGCCGAAGATTCTTCTCGCGACCTATTTCGAGTCGGCGGCGGATCGTGCGGAATTGATGAAAACCCTGCCGGTGAGCGGCCTGCACATCGATGCGGTCGCAGCGCCGGAGCAGGTGTCGGATTTTCTGGACGGGTATCCTTCGGACAAGATCCTATCGCTCGGACTCATCGACGGTCGCAATGTTTGGCGCACGGATCTCGGACGGGCGCTGGCGCTGGCCGAGACTGCTCGCGCGGCCTTGGGCGAGCGCCTGTGGATCGCGCCGAGCTGTTCGCTGCTCCATGTGCCGCTGGATCTGGAGGCAGAGTCCGAGCTGGACCCCGAGATCAAGAGCTGGCTGGCTTTCGCCGTACAGAAGCTCGAAGAGTTGGCGATCTTAGACAAAGGCTTGCGGCTGGGTGTCGAGGCGGTCCGAAGCGAATTGGAAACCCAGGCTCGCGCCTTGCGAGAGCGGGCGACCTCGCCGAAGATTCACAATCCGGCGGTCGCGGCCCGACTCGAAAAACTGACGGAAGCGGATTTCCGGCGTTATTCACCGTTTCCCGAAAGGATCCCGTTGCAGCGGGAAAGGCTGCGGCTGCCTCTCTTTCCCACCACTACGATCGGCTCCTTTCCGCAGACCCCGGACATCCGCAAGGCCCGCGCCGATTACCGCAAAGGCGAGCGAAGCGAAGCCCAATACCGGGAAATTATGCGCAAGGCCATACGCGAAGCGGTACGCAAGCAGGAAGCCCTCGGCCTGGATCTCCTGGTGCACGGCGAGGCCGAGCGCAACGACATGGTGGAGTATTTCGCCGAGCAGTTGGAAGGTTTCGCCGTCACCCGACAGGGCTGGGTACAGAGTTACGGCTCTCGCTGCGTCAAGCCGCCGATCATCGTCGGCGACGTATCGAGACCCAAGCCCATGACCGTGGAATGGATCGCCTATGCCCAAAGGCAGACCCGGAAGCCGGTCAAGGGCATGCTGACCGGCCCCGTAACCATGCTGCAGTGGTCCTTCGTGCGCGACGATCAGCCCCGAGCGGTCACCGCTTTCCAAATCGCTCTGGCTATTCGCGACGAAGTGGGAGACCTCGAGCAAGCCGGCGTCGCCGCCATACAGATCGACGAACCCGCGATCCGCGAAGGCTTGCCGCTCAAGCGGCGCGACTGGGACGACTATCTGGACTGGGCGGTAAAAGCGTTTCGCCTGGCATCATCCGGCGTCGGGGACGATACCCAGATCCACACCCATATGTGCTACTCGGAGTTCGGCGACATTCTGCCCGCCATCACCGATATGGACGCCGACGTGATCACCATCGAAACCTCCCGTTCGGGGATGGATTTGCTGGCCGCCTTCCGGGAATTCCGCTATCCCAACGACATAGGCCCGGGCGTCTACGACATCCATTCCCCCCGCGTGCCGAACAAGGAGGAGATGCTGCGCCTTCTCCAAAAAGCGTGCGAAGCGATTTCGCCCGAGCGGCTTTGGGTCAATCCTGACTGCGGGCTCAAGACGCGCGGATGGCCGGAAGTGGAGCAGGCCCTGGCGAATATGGTCGAGGCGGCGAAAATGCTACGCCAAAGGTGGGTGATTGAAGGTCGACGCCGTTCGTGA